A window of the Thermoanaerobaculia bacterium genome harbors these coding sequences:
- a CDS encoding ferredoxin gives MADPKDRYPDNAPGRYYVDTQCIDCDVCRVTAPNNFRREEDKGYSFVSRQPETPEEEAACQEAIDSCPVEAIGNDGEPAAEAPEAPGARSEAG, from the coding sequence ATGGCGGACCCGAAGGATCGCTACCCGGACAACGCCCCCGGACGGTACTACGTGGACACCCAGTGCATCGACTGCGACGTCTGCCGGGTGACTGCGCCGAACAACTTCCGCCGCGAGGAAGACAAAGGCTATTCCTTCGTCAGCCGCCAGCCCGAGACGCCCGAAGAGGAAGCCGCATGCCAGGAAGCGATCGATTCCTGCCCGGTCGAAGCGATCGGAAACGACGGAGAGCCGGCCGCCGAAGCACCGGAGGCGCCGGGGGCCAGGTCCGAAGCCGGCTGA